The following proteins are encoded in a genomic region of Lentilitoribacter sp. Alg239-R112:
- a CDS encoding gamma-glutamylcyclotransferase, which yields MDDFWVFGYGSLMWRPGFEFIEQHRAHLYGYRRSLCVHSHVHRGTPEKPGLVLGLDTGGSCSGIAFKVSRNIHDEVMEYLHGRELVTNVYIERVCNLKLHDKRRVPAYCYIVDRQHKQYASGLSAETAAHVVQSAKGQSGHNVDYVRSTVEHLREMKLRDAWLEDVDRRLKP from the coding sequence ATGGACGATTTTTGGGTCTTCGGTTACGGATCGCTTATGTGGCGGCCAGGGTTTGAGTTTATAGAGCAACACAGAGCACATTTATATGGCTATCGACGGTCTTTATGTGTTCATTCCCATGTTCATCGTGGAACGCCGGAGAAACCGGGTCTGGTTTTGGGGTTAGATACCGGGGGATCATGCAGTGGAATTGCGTTTAAAGTTTCTCGCAATATTCATGATGAGGTTATGGAATATCTTCATGGGCGTGAACTGGTGACAAATGTTTACATTGAGCGCGTTTGTAATCTTAAGCTACATGACAAGCGTCGTGTACCTGCTTACTGTTACATTGTTGACAGGCAACATAAGCAATATGCAAGCGGTTTGTCGGCTGAAACTGCCGCGCATGTTGTTCAGTCTGCAAAAGGTCAATCGGGGCATAATGTTGACTATGTACGAAGTACAGTAGAGCATCTCCGCGAAATGAAGCTGCGCGATGCCTGGCTTGAAGACGTTGATAGAAGGCTTAAACCGTAG
- the metW gene encoding methionine biosynthesis protein MetW: MTEAEKRRFDLTVIAKHVTPNAKVLDIGCGDGTLLSILKDQKSVDGRGIELSQKGVNDCVARGLSVIQGDADRDLVHYPDKSFDFVILSQTIQATHSPKKVLEELLRIGKYCIVSAPNFGHWRMRLQLLLQGRMPVTKKLPYSWYDTPNIHFCTLYDFSQLCHDVNANIEHVTPVTDTGRDMTKTVPHYLWNILAQQAVFLLTDET, from the coding sequence ATGACCGAAGCTGAAAAAAGACGTTTTGATCTCACAGTCATTGCCAAACATGTGACACCAAATGCAAAAGTGCTAGATATTGGTTGTGGTGATGGAACACTTTTAAGCATCTTAAAAGATCAAAAATCCGTCGATGGACGCGGTATTGAATTATCGCAAAAGGGTGTGAATGATTGCGTCGCACGCGGCTTATCTGTCATTCAAGGTGATGCAGATCGTGATCTTGTGCATTACCCTGACAAAAGCTTTGATTTTGTAATCCTGTCTCAAACCATTCAAGCAACTCATAGTCCAAAAAAGGTCTTGGAAGAGTTATTACGTATCGGCAAATATTGCATCGTCTCTGCACCCAATTTTGGTCATTGGCGTATGCGCTTACAATTGCTTCTACAAGGCAGAATGCCCGTTACCAAAAAACTTCCTTATTCGTGGTATGATACGCCCAATATTCACTTCTGTACCCTTTATGACTTTAGCCAGCTTTGCCATGATGTGAATGCGAATATTGAGCATGTCACACCCGTGACGGACACAGGACGTGACATGACGAAAACTGTCCCGCATTACCTATGGAATATTTTAGCACAGCAGGCCGTATTCCTGCTCACAGACGAAACCTAA
- a CDS encoding GNAT family N-acetyltransferase — MIDEQDMMSKAASSLQTTATHNELAIEPDRMIRIGTEGRELAIYPARSGYELERELEFISNRALEPNIFFTSGFLAPAMPRLDNRTVQLCVMRDVNAQRSRIRLLLPFSVEKPNLGIGVPIMRIWSNEYGPLGTPLIDSENALQSLDDFMEGVSRDEMKLPNVLVFPDIRLDSSFARMMSGIALSKNLPLAITNKFERPMLESEIDSPDYISSAISKHHLRDLERQRRRLAEMGELEFVIARQPGDIRVALDEFLHLENKGWKGQKKTSLVADRHRAAFAREAVQNLAELDRVRIHSLQLDGKVIASLIVFVMGGESYTWKTTFDEDYSTLSVGKLLMQQTTEWQLDDFNTIRTDSCAVPDHPIMSRFWKERCEMGTIIVGTSPNSDKDVRQVTKQLDIYRSSKNLAKNIRDKVRAIAKNKF; from the coding sequence ATGATTGATGAGCAAGACATGATGTCAAAAGCAGCCTCTAGCCTGCAAACAACTGCGACGCACAACGAACTGGCTATTGAGCCTGATCGAATGATCCGCATCGGGACAGAGGGACGTGAACTGGCTATCTATCCCGCTCGATCCGGCTATGAGCTAGAGCGAGAATTGGAATTTATCTCCAACAGAGCGCTTGAGCCAAACATCTTTTTCACCAGTGGCTTTCTAGCACCTGCTATGCCGCGCCTCGACAATCGAACCGTCCAATTATGCGTCATGCGAGATGTAAACGCGCAGCGCAGTCGTATACGATTGCTATTACCTTTTTCAGTTGAAAAACCAAACTTGGGTATTGGCGTTCCAATTATGCGGATCTGGTCCAATGAATATGGTCCATTAGGAACCCCGCTTATTGATAGCGAAAATGCTCTTCAAAGCTTGGATGACTTTATGGAAGGCGTATCTCGAGATGAGATGAAACTTCCAAATGTTTTAGTTTTTCCCGATATTCGTCTAGACAGCTCCTTTGCGCGGATGATGAGCGGTATCGCATTAAGCAAAAATCTGCCACTCGCGATAACAAATAAGTTTGAAAGGCCAATGCTTGAAAGTGAAATTGATTCACCGGACTATATTTCAAGCGCCATCTCCAAACATCATTTACGCGATCTAGAGCGCCAACGACGCCGGCTTGCAGAAATGGGTGAACTGGAATTTGTTATTGCCAGACAGCCCGGTGACATCCGTGTTGCACTTGATGAGTTTTTACATTTGGAAAACAAGGGCTGGAAAGGCCAGAAAAAGACATCTCTTGTTGCAGACCGACACCGTGCAGCATTTGCAAGAGAAGCCGTACAAAACCTCGCTGAGCTAGACCGTGTTCGCATCCACTCGTTGCAGCTTGACGGTAAAGTAATTGCCTCACTTATTGTGTTTGTTATGGGTGGTGAAAGTTACACTTGGAAAACAACATTTGATGAAGATTACTCGACGCTTTCTGTTGGTAAATTACTCATGCAACAGACAACTGAATGGCAACTTGATGACTTCAATACTATTCGAACTGATTCTTGTGCCGTTCCAGACCACCCGATCATGTCACGTTTTTGGAAAGAGCGTTGCGAGATGGGAACAATTATCGTGGGCACCAGCCCCAATAGTGATAAAGACGTTCGCCAAGTTACCAAACAATTGGATATTTACAGAAGCTCTAAGAATTTGGCGAAAAATATACGTGATAAAGTACGCGCGATAGCTAAGAACAAATTCTAA
- a CDS encoding class I SAM-dependent methyltransferase → MNTDIVDLREFYNSRLGRRARDKIAMALSAVWSASGNERLLGLGYTLPYLDRFRSDAEHTIAFMPAKQGAIAWPRHEPCAVSLVFDEELPLADSSIDRILMVHSLEFTEDPAETLKEIWRVLSPNGSVIVVVPNRRGVWCRFEHTPFGAGQPYSRGQLAQLLRAANFTPRGSSEALFFPPTDRAPVLQASPMWERLGRRFWPLFSGVIVMEAQKKLYQGLPVAERSSRRIFVPVLSPQPSSLGRNKRESD, encoded by the coding sequence TTGCGAGAATTTTACAACTCACGACTTGGACGCCGCGCGAGAGATAAAATCGCGATGGCACTGTCGGCGGTATGGTCGGCAAGTGGCAATGAGCGACTTTTAGGGCTAGGTTATACCTTGCCATATCTTGATCGATTTCGTTCGGATGCAGAACATACAATTGCATTTATGCCGGCAAAGCAGGGTGCTATAGCTTGGCCACGGCATGAACCGTGTGCAGTATCATTGGTTTTTGACGAAGAATTACCATTGGCGGACAGTTCCATTGACCGCATATTAATGGTGCATTCGCTCGAATTTACTGAAGACCCAGCGGAAACGTTAAAAGAGATCTGGCGCGTTTTATCCCCCAATGGAAGTGTAATTGTGGTTGTGCCGAATAGACGAGGTGTATGGTGCCGATTTGAACATACGCCATTTGGTGCGGGGCAGCCCTATTCACGAGGACAACTCGCCCAACTTCTCAGAGCTGCTAATTTTACACCACGTGGAAGTTCAGAAGCATTGTTTTTTCCACCAACAGATCGCGCACCAGTGCTGCAAGCTTCCCCCATGTGGGAAAGGCTTGGGCGGAGGTTTTGGCCCCTGTTTTCTGGCGTGATCGTCATGGAAGCTCAAAAGAAATTATATCAGGGACTTCCCGTTGCAGAGCGTTCTTCACGGCGTATTTTCGTGCCAGTACTTTCCCCACAACCGTCGTCTCTTGGTCGTAACAAAAGAGAAAGTGACTAG
- the hisC gene encoding histidinol-phosphate transaminase: MADKQTPEPNSSILEIAAYVPGKSKATGATKIHKLSSNETPLGASPRVQEAIRNTLEELELYPEGSSLVLREAIASVHGLNADNILCGNGSDELLGLLSRTYLSQGDEAIYSEHGFLVYKIEILASGATPVVVKEKNLTVDVDAVLAAITPRTKMVFLANPNNPTGTYLPSSELRRLHDGLPKHVILVLDAAYAEYVRKNDFEAGIEMVSANENVVMTRTFSKIYGLAGLRIGWIYAPLKIIDALNRVRGPFNVNAVAIAAGAAAVADKKHIEDAIDHNLIWLEKVTQGLTKIGLDVTPSVGNFVLITFPQDGVHTAAKANDYLLSKGFILRAVGGYGLPNSLRMTIGGDEANEGVIAALQDFMGRS, translated from the coding sequence ATGGCGGACAAACAAACCCCTGAACCGAATTCTAGTATTCTGGAAATTGCTGCTTATGTGCCTGGCAAGAGCAAAGCAACAGGTGCGACTAAAATCCATAAACTTTCTTCAAACGAAACACCGCTTGGAGCAAGTCCACGTGTGCAAGAAGCGATTAGAAATACGCTCGAGGAATTGGAACTATATCCTGAAGGCTCATCTTTGGTTCTGCGTGAAGCAATCGCATCGGTGCACGGTTTAAATGCTGATAATATTTTGTGTGGCAATGGTTCAGATGAGCTTCTTGGTTTATTGAGCCGGACATATCTCTCTCAGGGTGATGAGGCAATTTACTCAGAGCATGGTTTTCTTGTTTATAAAATTGAAATCCTTGCCAGCGGTGCAACGCCTGTCGTCGTTAAGGAAAAAAACCTCACTGTTGATGTGGACGCCGTGCTTGCGGCGATAACACCCCGAACCAAGATGGTGTTTTTAGCAAATCCAAATAATCCGACAGGTACTTATCTGCCCAGCAGTGAATTGCGACGGCTCCATGATGGACTGCCAAAACATGTCATTCTTGTTTTGGATGCAGCATATGCTGAATATGTCCGTAAAAATGACTTTGAAGCGGGCATTGAGATGGTATCTGCAAATGAAAACGTAGTTATGACACGTACATTTTCCAAGATTTATGGTCTTGCTGGCTTGCGGATTGGCTGGATTTACGCACCGTTGAAAATTATTGATGCGCTTAATCGTGTACGCGGGCCATTTAACGTCAATGCTGTGGCAATTGCTGCGGGCGCTGCTGCGGTGGCCGATAAGAAGCATATTGAAGATGCTATTGATCACAATCTGATTTGGCTTGAGAAGGTGACACAGGGCCTGACGAAAATCGGTCTTGATGTAACACCATCGGTTGGCAATTTTGTGTTGATCACGTTTCCTCAAGATGGTGTACATACTGCCGCAAAGGCAAATGATTATCTTTTATCCAAGGGGTTTATCTTGCGCGCTGTTGGTGGTTATGGGCTTCCAAATTCATTGCGAATGACAATTGGAGGTGATGAGGCGAATGAAGGTGTTATTGCCGCGCTGCAAGATTTTATGGGTAGATCATAA
- a CDS encoding DUF2125 domain-containing protein, translating to MINSTKSAGMQPRTKILWLGISIVFVVVAVYLGWNWTADEMKVRVSDKLAEFSSDGKTITCNNLDVEGFPFRLGLRCSHTAFDDNRRRFGLSAGALRTAAQIYKPGKIIAELDGPMLLSDKSNQLEINWQNLKASASIDLTNINRTSVEASNLRVDFKNTIFKDLGSLLADDLQIHLRQNENDLDVAASADKLIAQTKGTKTILPASEFFMVAKLIDGANALEHTRSGEDFDIRSSNINLEHFNFISENGAKISADGPLNISAKGLLSGELNLIINNASDFLQIAQKNYPELSQNIAQINALLPMFQNRANGDIQFKLTLRDGFVQAGLFPLGFIPAI from the coding sequence GTGATCAATTCTACTAAATCAGCAGGCATGCAACCGCGCACGAAGATATTATGGTTGGGCATTAGCATCGTCTTTGTTGTTGTTGCAGTATATCTAGGTTGGAATTGGACCGCAGATGAAATGAAAGTGCGTGTTAGTGATAAACTCGCTGAGTTTTCATCAGATGGCAAAACTATCACGTGTAACAACTTAGATGTTGAAGGCTTTCCATTCCGGTTGGGACTTCGTTGTTCGCACACAGCATTTGATGACAATAGACGACGGTTTGGATTATCCGCAGGTGCATTACGAACAGCCGCCCAAATATACAAACCTGGCAAAATCATCGCTGAACTTGATGGCCCCATGCTTTTATCTGACAAGAGCAATCAATTGGAAATCAATTGGCAAAACCTAAAAGCAAGCGCCAGTATTGATCTCACAAATATCAATCGCACCTCCGTGGAAGCATCAAACCTTCGCGTGGATTTCAAAAACACAATCTTTAAAGATCTTGGTTCCCTACTAGCTGACGATTTACAAATTCATCTGCGACAGAATGAGAATGATCTTGATGTTGCCGCAAGTGCGGACAAATTAATCGCTCAAACCAAGGGGACCAAAACAATACTGCCCGCTTCTGAGTTTTTCATGGTTGCAAAGCTTATAGATGGGGCAAACGCATTAGAACATACACGTTCAGGCGAAGATTTTGATATCCGAAGTTCAAATATCAATCTTGAGCACTTCAATTTCATAAGTGAAAACGGTGCGAAAATTTCTGCAGATGGTCCTCTTAATATTTCGGCAAAGGGATTACTAAGTGGAGAATTAAATCTGATCATAAACAACGCGTCGGACTTTCTACAAATCGCGCAAAAGAACTATCCAGAACTTAGCCAAAACATTGCACAGATCAATGCCCTACTCCCAATGTTTCAAAATAGGGCAAATGGCGATATCCAATTCAAACTCACACTCAGAGACGGTTTTGTGCAAGCGGGATTATTCCCGCTCGGTTTTATTCCCGCCATCTGA
- a CDS encoding lipopolysaccharide biosynthesis protein, with translation MPDVILSVLQRLMPSRLSRLALPRLAQIFAILENTDGTRNAERTALLAFAIRILSAAVAFLSQIILARSMGGFEYGIFVFIWVFVIIAGNLSCLGLHTTVIKFLPQYETTGQNSHIRGLTFISRVFAIIIASIFALIGVGAVFFFENSIPDYYLVPIILGGCAIPMIALGDVLDGTSRANNWPIVALSPTFIIRPGLIILFVLGAILIGYEANARLALLCALASTYITTLAQFITVTYKLGNRFQKGHYEWEIKQWVGVSIPIFFIEGFYYLLTNADVIIVGFFLSPERVAIYFAAAKTMALVHFIYFAVKAGAAPRFSALYASGDMDALNKFVKQTARWTFFPTIAMGAFVIVFGQFILSMFGESFIEGYTVMAILLIGILAKACIGPGEVLLFMAGHQKICTIIYAVTLSANLSLNFALIPLFGIMGAAMATAGAMFIEAILLFIVIYKKMDIMMFVFSPATKQNVPNYTVQTNRKSTS, from the coding sequence GTGCCAGACGTAATTTTGTCAGTATTGCAAAGACTTATGCCCAGTCGACTTAGTCGGTTGGCTCTGCCGAGGCTTGCTCAGATTTTTGCAATTCTGGAAAACACAGACGGTACGAGAAATGCGGAACGTACAGCATTACTTGCTTTTGCTATTCGTATCCTCTCGGCAGCCGTTGCATTTTTGTCTCAAATTATTCTTGCCAGAAGCATGGGAGGTTTCGAATACGGAATTTTCGTATTCATCTGGGTGTTTGTCATTATTGCCGGAAATCTATCCTGCCTTGGCCTTCATACAACGGTTATTAAGTTCCTACCCCAATATGAAACAACAGGTCAAAACTCTCACATTCGGGGCCTAACGTTTATATCTCGTGTTTTTGCAATCATCATCGCTTCCATCTTCGCGTTAATCGGTGTTGGTGCTGTTTTCTTTTTCGAAAACTCCATCCCAGACTATTATCTCGTTCCTATTATTTTAGGTGGATGCGCCATTCCCATGATCGCATTAGGCGACGTATTGGATGGAACATCCCGCGCGAACAATTGGCCAATTGTTGCGCTAAGTCCAACTTTTATAATTCGTCCAGGCCTCATTATTCTATTTGTGCTGGGGGCAATTTTGATAGGGTATGAAGCAAATGCAAGACTTGCGCTGCTGTGCGCACTCGCATCAACATACATAACAACATTAGCGCAATTCATAACCGTGACTTACAAGTTAGGAAATCGTTTTCAAAAAGGTCATTATGAATGGGAGATCAAACAATGGGTTGGCGTTTCTATACCCATTTTTTTTATCGAGGGTTTCTACTATCTTTTAACAAATGCGGATGTGATCATTGTAGGGTTTTTCTTGTCTCCTGAACGCGTTGCAATTTATTTTGCCGCTGCAAAAACAATGGCATTGGTTCACTTTATATATTTTGCAGTAAAAGCTGGTGCCGCCCCACGCTTCTCAGCATTGTATGCATCTGGCGACATGGATGCACTTAATAAATTTGTAAAACAAACAGCCCGTTGGACATTTTTCCCAACAATTGCCATGGGCGCATTTGTTATAGTATTTGGCCAATTTATATTGTCCATGTTTGGTGAAAGTTTTATAGAAGGCTACACCGTTATGGCAATCCTGCTCATTGGCATCCTTGCAAAGGCCTGCATTGGTCCTGGCGAAGTGCTACTATTTATGGCAGGCCATCAAAAAATCTGCACGATTATCTATGCAGTCACTCTAAGTGCCAATCTTAGCTTAAACTTTGCTCTAATCCCGCTGTTTGGGATAATGGGCGCCGCGATGGCTACCGCGGGTGCTATGTTTATCGAAGCAATCTTACTTTTCATCGTGATCTACAAAAAAATGGATATCATGATGTTTGTATTTAGTCCCGCGACAAAACAAAATGTTCCTAACTACACTGTCCAAACTAATAGAAAGTCTACGTCATGA
- a CDS encoding prephenate/arogenate dehydrogenase family protein codes for MGDIHFNKIALIGIGLIGSSLARVIREKKLAETIAIMTRSQTTLDEARALDLGDEYSTDYADIVRHADLIIVSVPVGASGAVAKDIAFHLKPGAIVTDVGSTKTSVIEQMVPHIPDGVHFIPGHPIAGTERSGPDAGFSELFEGRWCILTPLENTDPDAQDKLSQFWRACGSNIDVMEHEHHDRVLAIVSHLPQLISYNIVGTASDMETVTDSEVIKYSASGFRDFTRLAASDPTMWRDVCLHNKDAILEMLARFSEDLSSLQKAIRWGKGDELFDLFSRTRAVRRSIIEAGQDVDVPDFGRHLSTDAPLDSQSDGGNKTERE; via the coding sequence ATGGGTGATATTCATTTTAATAAAATAGCGCTTATTGGTATTGGCCTTATTGGATCATCTCTTGCAAGGGTGATAAGAGAAAAGAAACTTGCCGAAACAATTGCAATTATGACGCGTTCTCAAACAACGCTTGATGAGGCTCGTGCGCTTGATTTGGGTGATGAGTATTCTACTGACTATGCAGATATTGTCCGGCATGCGGATTTGATCATTGTGTCTGTGCCGGTTGGCGCGTCTGGTGCAGTTGCGAAGGATATTGCTTTTCATTTAAAACCAGGTGCTATCGTCACCGATGTTGGATCGACTAAAACGTCGGTTATTGAACAGATGGTTCCTCATATTCCAGATGGCGTGCATTTTATACCAGGTCACCCAATTGCGGGTACCGAGCGTTCAGGTCCTGATGCTGGATTTTCCGAGTTGTTTGAAGGGCGTTGGTGTATTTTAACCCCGCTTGAAAATACTGATCCGGATGCGCAAGATAAACTCTCACAATTTTGGCGCGCTTGCGGCTCTAATATAGATGTCATGGAACATGAACATCATGATCGCGTTCTTGCAATTGTTTCTCATTTACCTCAGTTGATTTCATACAATATTGTTGGAACAGCGAGTGATATGGAAACAGTCACGGATTCTGAAGTAATTAAGTATTCAGCTTCAGGTTTTCGTGATTTTACACGCCTTGCAGCGTCAGACCCGACAATGTGGCGTGATGTTTGTTTGCACAATAAAGATGCTATTCTTGAGATGCTTGCACGGTTTTCTGAAGATTTATCCTCATTACAGAAGGCAATTCGTTGGGGCAAGGGTGACGAATTGTTTGATTTATTTTCACGCACTCGCGCGGTTCGACGCTCAATTATTGAGGCCGGACAAGATGTTGATGTTCCGGATTTTGGACGTCATCTCTCTACAGATGCACCCTTAGATTCCCAATCAGATGGCGGGAATAAAACCGAGCGGGAATAA
- a CDS encoding homoserine O-acetyltransferase, protein MATKSTTATKANSEALFPSSKVAHFGEDNPLQLDAGVSLSPFQIAYETHGELNVDKSNAILICHALTGDQYCASEQPVTKKPGWWETLIGPGKPIDTERYFVICSNVLGGCLGTTGPASIDEKTGLPYGLNFPVLTIADMVRAQAMLIDYLGIDTLFSAIGGSMGGMQVLQWASSYPSRLFSAIPMATGAKHTSQNIAFHEVGRQAIMADPNWHGGNYAATNDIPSKGLAVARMTAHITYLSEPALQRKFGRQLQNRDNVSFGFGADFQIESYLRHQGSSFVDRFDANSYLYMTRAMDYFDLAADNDGKLANAFSGTSTRFCLMSFTSDWLFPTSESRDVVHALNATGASVSFVEIESDKGHDAFLLNEPVMISTVTGFLNSAAEARGI, encoded by the coding sequence ATGGCAACGAAAAGCACAACTGCAACAAAAGCAAACTCAGAAGCTTTATTTCCGTCAAGCAAAGTTGCGCATTTTGGCGAAGATAACCCCCTCCAACTTGATGCAGGTGTATCGCTATCGCCATTTCAAATTGCCTACGAAACGCATGGCGAATTGAACGTAGATAAATCAAATGCAATACTGATTTGCCATGCCCTAACGGGCGACCAATATTGCGCAAGTGAGCAACCTGTTACAAAAAAACCAGGTTGGTGGGAAACACTTATTGGCCCGGGAAAACCAATAGACACCGAAAGATATTTTGTTATCTGCTCAAACGTACTCGGCGGCTGCCTTGGCACAACGGGTCCCGCATCCATTGATGAAAAAACAGGATTACCCTATGGTTTGAATTTCCCGGTTTTAACAATTGCCGATATGGTTCGCGCACAAGCCATGCTTATCGATTATCTGGGTATTGATACCTTGTTCAGCGCCATTGGCGGCTCCATGGGCGGCATGCAGGTTCTGCAGTGGGCATCATCTTACCCATCTCGATTATTCTCAGCTATTCCAATGGCAACAGGTGCAAAACACACTTCGCAAAACATTGCGTTCCATGAAGTTGGCAGACAGGCCATCATGGCTGATCCGAACTGGCATGGCGGTAATTATGCGGCAACAAATGATATTCCCTCAAAAGGATTGGCTGTTGCGCGGATGACTGCTCACATAACTTATCTCTCAGAACCGGCGCTTCAACGGAAATTTGGTCGGCAATTGCAAAACCGAGATAATGTGAGCTTTGGTTTTGGCGCAGATTTTCAGATTGAAAGTTACCTGCGCCATCAAGGTTCAAGTTTTGTCGACAGATTTGATGCAAATTCCTATCTCTACATGACACGTGCCATGGATTATTTTGATTTGGCTGCTGACAATGACGGGAAATTGGCAAATGCATTTTCCGGCACCAGCACTCGGTTTTGTCTCATGTCATTTACAAGCGACTGGCTTTTCCCCACATCAGAAAGTCGCGATGTTGTTCATGCATTAAATGCTACAGGTGCATCTGTATCATTTGTCGAGATAGAATCAGACAAGGGGCACGACGCATTTTTACTCAATGAACCTGTTATGATCAGCACTGTCACCGGGTTTTTAAATTCCGCAGCAGAAGCAAGGGGGATTTAA
- a CDS encoding lysophospholipid acyltransferase family protein → MLFIRSALFNIAFYINTIGRLIIMLPWLYFGSKETVLAQAKAWGQSSIKLQEIIAGTKVEIEGLENLPKDRGFIVAAQHQSFWDTFAFFQYIDSPVFIFKQELLRIPLFGRCLTKLKMISVDRGAKGKAMASVMVGAKREIGQNGRQLFIFPEGTRSPVGAPLDYKFGAARIYSGIDVPLVPIALVSGLYWPRHSFLRQPGHFKARILPPIEPGLSIRDALEKLTNVTQEASDELLLDAVENNPNLPLPPLVVQRLEDIKSSATV, encoded by the coding sequence ATGCTGTTCATCCGCTCTGCCCTTTTTAATATTGCATTTTACATCAACACGATTGGCCGGTTGATCATCATGCTCCCTTGGCTTTATTTCGGCAGTAAAGAAACAGTACTCGCACAAGCAAAAGCATGGGGCCAATCATCTATTAAGTTGCAGGAGATTATTGCAGGCACCAAAGTCGAAATAGAGGGTTTAGAGAACTTACCCAAAGACAGAGGCTTCATAGTTGCCGCCCAACATCAATCTTTTTGGGATACATTTGCGTTTTTTCAATATATTGACAGTCCCGTTTTCATTTTCAAACAAGAACTACTACGAATACCATTGTTCGGCAGATGCCTTACGAAGCTTAAAATGATTTCTGTCGACCGTGGAGCCAAAGGCAAAGCTATGGCAAGCGTTATGGTCGGTGCCAAACGAGAAATAGGTCAAAACGGTCGTCAATTATTTATATTTCCGGAAGGTACCCGCAGCCCAGTGGGTGCACCACTTGACTATAAATTCGGAGCCGCACGCATCTATAGTGGCATTGACGTGCCGCTTGTTCCAATCGCGCTCGTATCTGGTCTGTACTGGCCACGCCATTCATTCTTACGTCAACCAGGTCATTTCAAGGCACGAATATTACCCCCAATCGAACCTGGCCTATCCATTAGAGATGCACTGGAAAAACTGACCAACGTCACACAGGAAGCTTCGGATGAACTGTTGCTGGATGCAGTGGAAAACAATCCAAATCTACCCTTGCCACCGCTTGTAGTGCAAAGACTGGAAGATATTAAATCATCCGCTACGGTTTAA